From the Desertibacillus haloalkaliphilus genome, one window contains:
- the cls gene encoding cardiolipin synthase — MVATTVIILLIIALVIWLRIDFKLGMKQQQNEANKTTQQTRYGDVTFLPNGNDFFEAMFTDIEEAKHHIHILFYIVQDDQLANDLFTLLKAKVNQGVEVRLLVDWFGSGVKRRTVRQLKQAGITFAYSHPPKFPFLFFTLNRRNHRKITVIDGKVGYTGGFNVGDEYVGRSKKYGHWRDFHLRLAGDGVQDLQEQFLQDWKVATGEEPRGETIYPELKKGPIPLRILPTDGVFLEDTFLDLVKQAKRTILIGTPYFIPGEKLQGELIAACKRGVEVKLILPKMSDHPLVKEGSYPYFSDMLAAGCLIYHFHDGFYHAKAVVIDEQVCDIGTANWDKRSLFIDHELNCIIYDKSFIDTVIEAMEYDITKSEELTVKKYEQRSLVHRGKERLATAFSGLL; from the coding sequence ATGGTTGCCACAACGGTCATCATTTTATTAATCATTGCACTAGTAATCTGGCTACGAATTGACTTTAAATTAGGGATGAAACAGCAACAAAATGAAGCAAATAAAACAACGCAGCAGACACGTTATGGTGATGTGACGTTTCTTCCTAATGGTAATGATTTTTTTGAAGCGATGTTTACGGATATTGAAGAAGCAAAACACCATATTCATATCCTTTTTTATATTGTACAAGACGACCAACTTGCTAATGACCTATTTACCCTCCTCAAAGCAAAAGTAAACCAAGGTGTTGAAGTCAGGTTATTAGTTGATTGGTTTGGGTCTGGAGTCAAGCGACGTACAGTTAGACAATTAAAACAGGCGGGAATTACGTTTGCTTATTCACATCCACCAAAGTTCCCTTTCCTGTTTTTTACACTAAACCGAAGAAACCATCGTAAAATCACGGTGATCGACGGCAAGGTCGGCTATACTGGCGGCTTTAATGTTGGTGATGAATATGTGGGACGTAGTAAGAAGTATGGGCATTGGCGCGACTTCCACCTGAGGCTTGCAGGTGATGGCGTTCAAGATTTACAGGAACAGTTTTTACAGGACTGGAAGGTTGCCACAGGGGAGGAACCACGCGGGGAAACGATTTATCCTGAGCTTAAAAAAGGCCCCATCCCGCTCCGCATCCTGCCGACCGATGGAGTCTTCCTTGAAGACACGTTCCTTGACCTTGTCAAGCAAGCAAAGCGAACCATTTTGATTGGTACGCCATACTTTATACCAGGGGAAAAACTTCAAGGTGAGCTGATTGCCGCTTGTAAGCGGGGCGTTGAGGTAAAATTGATTCTCCCAAAAATGAGCGATCATCCGCTAGTGAAAGAGGGGTCATATCCGTATTTCTCAGATATGCTCGCCGCTGGGTGCTTAATTTATCACTTCCACGATGGGTTCTATCACGCTAAAGCCGTTGTTATTGATGAACAAGTATGCGATATCGGGACCGCTAACTGGGATAAACGAAGCTTATTTATTGACCATGAATTAAATTGTATTATTTATGATAAGTCATTTATTGATACAGTGATTGAAGCAATGGAATATGACATCACTAAATCAGAGGAGCTTACTGTGAAAAAATACGAGCAGCGCTCCCTCGTTCACCGTGGCAAAGAGCGACTCGCCACCGCCTTTTCCGGTCTTTTATGA
- a CDS encoding heavy metal translocating P-type ATPase: protein MNCQHGQKPSFQYLELLFALGSGVLLLIAWIVSRFDFSTLSVLLYLAAYVIGGYYKAHEGLETLIHEKRLSVEVLMIIAAIGAALIGYWVEGAILIFIFSVSGALETYTMQKSEHEISSLMNLQPEEATVIKDDKEQTVAVAELVAGDHIIVKAGERIPADGVIVHGETTIDESTITGEPVPVAKEKHADVFAGTVNGKGLITVNVTKPSSETLFQKIITLVQSAKKEKSPSQQFIERFEGPYVKTVLIIVALMMFLPHYLFGWSWNETLYRAMVMLVVASPCALVASIMPATLSAISNGARNGILFKGGIHLENLAHIDAIALDKTGTLTNGTPEVTDVWLAESVKPQQFYQLVSSIESQSNHPLAESITAYANEQATFSLLQPDKVEDVTGWGIEATIDKYTYRIGKRDFINERDVKDFFPEQASELAKEGKTIVYVANGDGVLGLLALKDRVREVAVEAIASFKQAKIRTVMITGDHPQTARAIQAETKIDECIANCLPEAKVNEIKKLQHPDRKVAMVGDGINDAPALATANVGIAMGNGTDVAIDTADIVLMKNNLAKIAKAIQLSKRMNRIIKQNIVFSIAVIVLLLASNFMQQLSLPLGVIGHEGSTILVILNGLRLLRG, encoded by the coding sequence ATGAACTGTCAGCATGGACAAAAACCGTCATTTCAATATCTTGAACTCCTATTTGCACTTGGAAGCGGTGTTTTACTGCTCATCGCCTGGATCGTTTCGAGATTCGATTTTTCAACGCTTTCAGTACTTTTATATCTCGCTGCTTATGTGATCGGTGGATATTATAAAGCACATGAAGGACTCGAGACGCTCATCCATGAGAAAAGGTTAAGTGTCGAAGTACTGATGATTATTGCTGCGATTGGCGCCGCATTGATTGGCTACTGGGTTGAAGGGGCGATTTTAATTTTCATCTTCTCTGTTAGTGGTGCACTTGAAACCTATACGATGCAAAAAAGTGAACACGAAATCTCTTCATTAATGAATTTGCAACCTGAAGAGGCAACCGTTATTAAAGATGACAAAGAACAAACCGTGGCAGTCGCTGAGTTAGTAGCTGGCGATCACATTATCGTCAAAGCAGGTGAACGGATCCCTGCTGATGGTGTGATTGTTCATGGTGAAACGACCATTGATGAATCAACAATCACCGGTGAACCTGTTCCGGTAGCAAAAGAAAAGCATGCAGACGTGTTTGCAGGTACCGTCAACGGCAAGGGGTTGATTACGGTTAATGTCACCAAACCAAGTTCAGAAACACTTTTTCAAAAGATTATTACACTCGTTCAATCGGCAAAAAAAGAAAAATCACCTTCACAACAATTCATCGAACGCTTTGAAGGTCCATATGTAAAAACCGTTTTAATCATTGTCGCCTTAATGATGTTTCTCCCCCACTACTTATTCGGTTGGAGCTGGAATGAAACGCTCTATCGCGCGATGGTTATGCTCGTTGTTGCTTCGCCATGTGCACTCGTTGCATCGATTATGCCAGCAACGTTATCAGCCATTTCAAATGGTGCGCGGAATGGCATTCTTTTTAAAGGGGGGATCCATCTTGAAAATCTCGCTCACATTGATGCGATTGCCCTCGATAAAACTGGAACACTAACGAATGGAACACCTGAAGTTACCGATGTATGGCTAGCTGAATCGGTTAAACCGCAACAATTTTACCAACTTGTCTCCTCTATTGAGAGCCAATCGAATCATCCTCTTGCTGAATCGATCACTGCATACGCAAACGAGCAAGCTACGTTTTCACTCTTGCAACCTGATAAAGTAGAAGATGTGACCGGTTGGGGAATTGAAGCTACTATCGACAAATACACCTACCGAATTGGTAAGCGTGACTTCATCAATGAGCGAGACGTAAAAGACTTTTTCCCCGAGCAAGCAAGTGAGCTTGCAAAAGAAGGGAAAACAATTGTTTATGTTGCAAATGGAGATGGCGTCCTTGGACTCCTTGCCCTTAAAGACCGCGTTCGAGAAGTAGCCGTTGAAGCGATTGCTTCTTTCAAACAAGCAAAGATCCGAACCGTGATGATTACCGGTGATCACCCTCAAACGGCCAGAGCCATCCAAGCGGAAACGAAAATTGATGAGTGCATCGCCAATTGTTTACCAGAAGCAAAGGTCAATGAAATCAAAAAGCTACAACACCCTGATCGCAAAGTCGCGATGGTTGGTGATGGTATTAATGATGCTCCGGCACTCGCGACAGCAAATGTCGGAATTGCTATGGGTAACGGCACCGATGTCGCAATCGATACGGCCGATATTGTCCTTATGAAAAATAATCTCGCTAAAATTGCAAAAGCAATTCAGCTCTCAAAGCGTATGAACCGTATCATTAAACAAAACATTGTTTTCTCAATTGCTGTAATCGTCCTCTTACTTGCCTCAAATTTTATGCAACAACTTTCATTGCCACTCGGAGTCATTGGCCATGAAGGCAGTACCATCCTCGTGATTCTTAATGGTCTTAGACTTCTGAGAGGATAA
- a CDS encoding acyl-CoA dehydrogenase, protein MNLTFTEEQQMMRKMVRDFAEEQIAPHIETMEGTDQFPIEIVKQMGELGLMGIPIAEEHGGSGMDFTSYIIAINELSKVSATIGVILSVHTSVGTNPILYFGNEEQKKKYVTKLASGEYLGAFGLTEPGAGSDAASLRTTAVKQGDHYILNGSKIFITNAEVADTYIVFAVTDAEAGSRGISAFIVEKDTPGFTVGKKEKKMGLHGSNTNELIFDQAKVPQENLLGNEGEGFKIAMANLDVGRIGIAAQALGIAEAALEAATNYAKERKQFGKPIGAQQGLGFKLADMATKVEAARLLVYRAANLREQGKPCGQEASMAKLFASRTAVEVAIEAVQVYGGYGYTKEYPVERYFRDAKITEIYEGTSEIQRIVINKRLLAD, encoded by the coding sequence ATGAATTTGACATTTACAGAAGAACAACAAATGATGCGTAAAATGGTTCGTGATTTTGCCGAAGAGCAAATTGCCCCACATATTGAAACAATGGAGGGAACCGACCAATTCCCAATTGAGATTGTCAAACAGATGGGGGAGCTTGGCTTGATGGGGATTCCGATAGCTGAAGAACACGGTGGCTCTGGAATGGATTTTACGTCGTATATTATTGCGATTAATGAGTTATCAAAGGTGAGTGCAACAATTGGTGTGATTTTATCGGTGCACACATCCGTCGGGACCAATCCGATTCTATACTTTGGGAATGAAGAGCAAAAGAAAAAATATGTGACAAAGCTAGCGAGCGGTGAGTATTTAGGTGCGTTTGGGCTAACGGAACCAGGCGCTGGATCAGATGCTGCTAGCTTGCGGACAACAGCTGTTAAACAAGGTGACCATTACATTTTAAATGGTTCAAAGATCTTTATTACTAACGCTGAAGTTGCTGATACGTATATTGTCTTTGCAGTCACTGACGCTGAAGCGGGTTCACGAGGAATTTCTGCATTTATCGTTGAGAAGGACACTCCTGGCTTTACGGTCGGAAAAAAAGAGAAAAAGATGGGCTTACATGGTTCAAATACGAATGAGCTCATTTTCGATCAAGCCAAAGTGCCTCAAGAGAACTTACTTGGTAATGAAGGCGAAGGGTTTAAAATTGCGATGGCTAACCTTGATGTTGGACGCATCGGCATCGCTGCACAAGCATTAGGGATTGCTGAAGCGGCACTTGAGGCTGCAACCAATTATGCAAAAGAGCGCAAACAGTTTGGTAAACCAATCGGTGCTCAGCAAGGATTAGGATTTAAACTTGCTGATATGGCGACAAAGGTTGAGGCGGCTAGGTTGCTTGTTTACCGAGCTGCAAACTTGCGTGAACAAGGTAAGCCGTGTGGTCAAGAGGCATCAATGGCTAAGTTGTTTGCGTCACGCACCGCGGTTGAAGTGGCGATTGAAGCCGTCCAAGTATACGGTGGCTACGGCTACACAAAAGAATACCCAGTGGAACGCTATTTCCGAGATGCGAAAATCACTGAAATCTATGAAGGCACAAGTGAGATTCAGAGAATTGTCATTAACAAACGCTTGCTAGCCGATTAA
- a CDS encoding alpha/beta fold hydrolase, with protein sequence MPYAYTEDAIPIYYEAAGHGVPIIFIHSPALGHVVFKKQRSLASDKQVITYDLRGNGRSGSNDQPMTMPQLTKDVLAVLNDLEVERAVICGYSNGCSVALEFALSYPERTEAVILCGGFPEVNSFLLQNEFKLGIYTSQLKAVGLLANVLAKAHCKTKEFEQELRQYVLRSNPNVVAQQFNEGLHYQCTNRLTDLKKPLLLVYGRWDVVVPHYRKLFLERVDDVEVAWVSKATHQIPTKHADEFNHIIRDFIERKVNA encoded by the coding sequence ATGCCATACGCATATACAGAGGACGCCATTCCAATTTATTATGAGGCTGCTGGCCATGGAGTGCCGATTATCTTTATCCATTCGCCAGCACTAGGTCATGTCGTATTTAAAAAGCAACGTTCGTTAGCGAGTGATAAGCAAGTGATTACCTATGACCTTCGAGGGAACGGCAGAAGCGGTAGTAATGATCAGCCGATGACGATGCCACAATTAACAAAAGACGTTCTTGCAGTATTGAATGATCTTGAGGTAGAACGCGCGGTGATTTGTGGTTATTCAAATGGCTGTTCCGTTGCCCTAGAGTTTGCGCTCTCTTATCCAGAACGAACCGAAGCCGTGATTTTATGTGGTGGTTTTCCTGAAGTGAATAGCTTTTTATTGCAGAATGAATTCAAATTAGGGATTTATACATCACAGCTAAAGGCAGTCGGCCTGCTTGCGAATGTTTTAGCAAAGGCGCATTGTAAGACGAAAGAGTTTGAGCAGGAATTGAGACAATATGTGTTACGTTCAAATCCGAACGTTGTCGCCCAACAGTTTAATGAAGGGCTTCATTACCAATGCACGAACAGGCTAACAGACCTCAAGAAACCACTATTACTTGTTTATGGTCGTTGGGATGTTGTTGTCCCTCACTACCGCAAGCTGTTTCTAGAGAGGGTTGATGATGTTGAGGTTGCTTGGGTCTCCAAGGCAACACACCAAATCCCTACGAAGCATGCGGATGAATTTAATCACATTATTCGTGATTTTATTGAACGGAAAGTTAACGCGTAA
- a CDS encoding 3-hydroxybutyryl-CoA dehydrogenase — translation MNIKTVMVIGAGQMGSGIAQVNAMSGYQVYLHDLKDELVERGLNTITKNLDRQVKKERMTETEKTDTLARITPSTDLNNAKNVDLVIEAAIENMEIKSKLFSDLDELAPEHAILATNTSSLPITEIAAATNRPEKVIGMHFMNPVPVMKLVEVIRGLATTDEVYNTIEDMSKSLNKVPVEVNDFPGFVSNRILLPMINEAIYAVYEGVAKPEAIDEVMKLGMNHPMGPLTLADFIGLDTCLYIMETLHDGLGDDKYRPCPLLRKYVKAGWLGKKSGRGFYQYS, via the coding sequence ATGAATATTAAAACCGTAATGGTCATCGGAGCAGGACAAATGGGATCAGGTATCGCCCAAGTAAACGCCATGTCAGGCTATCAAGTCTACCTACACGACCTAAAAGACGAACTAGTAGAACGCGGTCTCAACACAATCACAAAAAACCTCGATCGCCAAGTGAAAAAAGAACGCATGACAGAAACAGAAAAAACAGACACCCTAGCACGCATCACACCATCAACAGACCTAAATAACGCAAAAAACGTAGACCTAGTGATTGAAGCTGCTATTGAAAACATGGAAATTAAATCAAAACTCTTTTCTGACCTCGACGAACTTGCACCCGAGCATGCCATTTTAGCAACGAACACATCTTCACTACCAATTACAGAAATTGCAGCAGCAACGAATCGTCCAGAAAAAGTCATCGGGATGCACTTTATGAACCCAGTACCAGTGATGAAACTAGTCGAAGTTATCCGCGGCTTAGCAACCACTGATGAAGTTTATAACACGATTGAAGATATGTCTAAAAGCCTTAACAAAGTACCCGTTGAAGTCAATGACTTCCCAGGATTTGTTTCAAACCGAATTCTTTTGCCAATGATTAACGAAGCGATTTATGCCGTATATGAAGGCGTTGCCAAGCCAGAGGCGATCGATGAAGTAATGAAACTCGGTATGAATCACCCAATGGGACCACTGACACTTGCTGATTTTATCGGTTTAGATACATGTCTCTACATTATGGAGACTTTACATGATGGTCTTGGTGACGATAAATACCGTCCATGTCCATTACTTCGTAAGTACGTAAAAGCAGGTTGGTTAGGAAAGAAATCAGGCCGCGGCTTCTATCAATATAGCTAA
- a CDS encoding acetyl-CoA C-acetyltransferase, protein MTKSVIVAGARTPFGKFGGALSSFKAAELGGIAIKEALVRAGVKPDQVDELIMGSVLQGGQGQIPSRQASRYAGLPWDVQTETINKVCASGLRSVTLADQIIRAGDSEVIVAGGMESMSNAPYFLPNARWGLRMGDSQVKDLMTHDGLTCSFEGVHMGTYGNSVADEYELTREEQDEWSYRSHERALKAIDEGRFSDEIVAVEVPQRKGEPITVEHDEAPRRGTSAESLSKLKPVFGKDGTITAGNAPGVNDGAGAVVLMSEERANKEGKEPLATILGHTAIAIEASSFPKTPGLVINKLLEKTGKSLEEIDLFEVNEAFAAVALASGKIAELDPEKVNVNGGAVALGHPIGASGTRIILTLAHELKRRGGGIGIASICSGGGQGDAIMIEVK, encoded by the coding sequence ATGACAAAATCAGTCATTGTTGCTGGAGCAAGAACACCATTTGGAAAATTTGGAGGCGCACTAAGCTCGTTTAAAGCTGCAGAGCTTGGTGGGATCGCGATTAAGGAGGCACTAGTACGCGCAGGTGTGAAACCTGATCAAGTCGATGAACTGATCATGGGGAGTGTTCTCCAAGGCGGTCAAGGGCAAATTCCTTCGCGTCAAGCAAGCCGTTATGCAGGCTTACCTTGGGACGTACAAACAGAAACAATTAACAAAGTTTGTGCTTCTGGTTTAAGAAGTGTAACACTTGCCGACCAAATTATTCGTGCGGGAGATAGTGAAGTCATCGTTGCTGGTGGAATGGAGTCGATGAGTAATGCCCCATACTTCTTACCAAATGCACGCTGGGGCTTGCGAATGGGCGACAGTCAAGTGAAGGATTTGATGACTCATGATGGTTTAACGTGTTCGTTCGAAGGTGTGCATATGGGCACATATGGAAACAGTGTCGCTGACGAATATGAGCTCACGCGTGAAGAGCAGGATGAGTGGTCATACCGTAGCCATGAGCGAGCGTTAAAAGCGATTGATGAAGGTAGATTCAGTGATGAAATCGTTGCTGTTGAAGTCCCACAACGAAAAGGTGAACCAATCACAGTTGAGCATGATGAAGCACCAAGACGTGGCACGTCAGCGGAAAGCCTTTCTAAATTAAAGCCTGTGTTTGGCAAAGATGGCACAATTACAGCTGGTAATGCCCCAGGTGTTAATGATGGTGCAGGTGCAGTCGTCTTAATGAGCGAGGAACGTGCGAACAAAGAGGGCAAAGAGCCACTTGCAACGATTCTCGGGCATACAGCGATTGCGATTGAAGCGAGCAGCTTCCCGAAGACGCCAGGCCTTGTCATTAATAAATTATTAGAGAAAACAGGGAAGTCATTAGAAGAGATTGATTTATTTGAAGTCAACGAAGCATTTGCTGCTGTAGCATTAGCAAGTGGTAAAATCGCCGAACTTGATCCTGAAAAAGTCAATGTAAACGGAGGAGCTGTAGCTCTTGGACACCCAATTGGTGCAAGCGGAACAAGAATCATCCTCACCCTTGCCCACGAATTAAAACGCCGCGGCGGCGGCATCGGCATCGCCTCCATCTGCTCAGGCGGCGGCCAAGGCGACGCAATTATGATTGAAGTGAAATAG
- a CDS encoding heterodisulfide reductase-related iron-sulfur binding cluster — protein MGTLQLINLLAFLAIVAYAIFLFASLVKTRYEYIKLGQKVEFDHTMKERWDAVLVNVFGQKKLMKDKKSGAIHVMFFYGFLLVQFSAIDVIWKGLAVGSHLPLGPVYPYFTFFQEIVVLMILVAVVWAFYRRYIEKLVRLKRGWKSGLVLIFIGGLMVSKLFAKGMEKVWLDKPLTGFEPVASAIASVFAGIGPTAAAAIFFVFWWMHLLFLLTFLVYIPQSKHAHLIAGPANVFVGRTHKVGQLASIDFEDETKEEFGVGKVEDFNQKQLLDFYACVECGRCTNMCPATGTGKMLSPMDLIVKMRDHLTEKGAAVTSRSPWMPTFAFNHTKGNQLAMQGAGSEEAAAGYDVSLIGDVITEEEIWACTTCRNCEDQCPVMNEHVDKIIDLRRYLVLTEGKMDPEAQRAMMNIERQGNPWGISRKERENWRDGRDDIHVPTIKEAKKAGEEFEYLFFVGSMGSYDKRSQKVAQSLAKVLNEAGVTFAIIGNKEKNSGDTPRRIGNEFLFQELATANIELFQKNEVKKIVTIDPHAYNTFKNEYPEFGLEDVEVYHHTELLDKLIKEGKITPKYEVNETITYHDSCYLGRYNEVYEPPREILKAIPGVNIVEMDRNRENGMCCGAGGGMMWTEEDAGERINVARTEQALEANPTMIGSGCPYCLTMLSDGTKAKEVEDDISTLDIVEILEKSLIKKETEVVS, from the coding sequence ATGGGAACATTACAGCTAATTAATTTACTAGCATTCCTAGCCATCGTTGCCTATGCGATCTTCTTATTTGCTTCGTTAGTAAAAACTCGTTATGAGTACATTAAACTCGGGCAAAAAGTTGAATTCGATCATACGATGAAGGAACGCTGGGATGCAGTGCTTGTAAATGTCTTCGGACAGAAGAAGCTGATGAAGGATAAGAAGAGTGGAGCGATCCACGTCATGTTCTTCTACGGATTCTTACTCGTACAATTTAGTGCGATTGATGTGATTTGGAAAGGGCTAGCGGTTGGGTCACACTTACCACTCGGTCCGGTTTATCCATATTTCACGTTTTTCCAAGAGATTGTCGTACTAATGATTTTAGTGGCCGTTGTATGGGCCTTTTACCGCCGTTACATTGAAAAGCTTGTCCGCCTAAAACGAGGCTGGAAGAGCGGTCTTGTTCTCATTTTTATTGGTGGATTAATGGTTTCAAAGCTATTTGCCAAAGGGATGGAGAAGGTTTGGCTTGATAAGCCGTTAACAGGGTTCGAACCAGTTGCATCTGCGATTGCCAGTGTATTTGCAGGGATTGGTCCGACAGCTGCAGCTGCAATTTTCTTTGTCTTCTGGTGGATGCACTTATTATTCTTACTTACTTTCCTCGTCTATATTCCACAATCTAAGCACGCGCACTTAATTGCAGGTCCAGCAAACGTCTTCGTTGGACGTACGCATAAGGTTGGTCAGCTTGCTTCGATTGATTTTGAAGATGAAACAAAAGAAGAATTTGGTGTTGGGAAAGTAGAAGACTTTAACCAAAAGCAGTTGCTTGATTTTTACGCCTGTGTGGAATGTGGACGCTGTACAAACATGTGTCCAGCGACAGGTACAGGGAAAATGCTTTCACCGATGGACTTAATCGTCAAAATGCGTGATCATTTAACAGAAAAAGGAGCCGCAGTCACGTCACGCTCGCCATGGATGCCGACATTTGCGTTTAACCATACGAAAGGCAACCAACTGGCGATGCAAGGGGCTGGAAGTGAAGAAGCTGCCGCCGGTTATGACGTTAGCTTGATCGGTGATGTTATTACAGAAGAAGAAATTTGGGCATGTACGACGTGCCGAAACTGTGAAGATCAATGTCCAGTGATGAACGAACACGTTGATAAAATTATTGATTTACGCCGTTATCTCGTTTTAACAGAAGGAAAAATGGACCCAGAGGCACAGCGTGCGATGATGAACATCGAGCGTCAAGGCAACCCTTGGGGGATTAGCCGTAAGGAACGTGAAAACTGGAGAGATGGCCGCGATGATATCCATGTGCCAACGATTAAGGAAGCGAAAAAAGCAGGCGAAGAGTTTGAATACTTGTTCTTTGTTGGCTCAATGGGTTCATATGATAAACGAAGTCAGAAAGTCGCACAGTCCTTAGCGAAAGTTTTAAATGAAGCTGGTGTTACTTTTGCGATTATTGGTAACAAAGAAAAGAACTCAGGGGACACTCCACGACGTATCGGGAATGAATTTTTGTTCCAAGAGCTTGCGACGGCAAACATTGAATTGTTCCAAAAGAACGAAGTGAAAAAGATCGTGACAATCGATCCGCATGCGTACAATACGTTTAAAAATGAGTACCCTGAATTCGGGTTAGAGGACGTTGAAGTCTATCACCATACCGAATTACTTGATAAGTTGATTAAAGAAGGTAAAATCACACCGAAGTATGAAGTCAATGAGACAATCACATACCATGACTCTTGTTATTTAGGCCGTTACAACGAAGTGTATGAACCGCCACGCGAGATTTTAAAAGCGATTCCAGGTGTGAACATCGTTGAAATGGACCGTAACCGTGAAAACGGGATGTGCTGTGGTGCCGGTGGTGGCATGATGTGGACAGAAGAAGATGCTGGTGAGCGTATTAATGTGGCACGAACAGAGCAAGCACTTGAAGCGAATCCGACAATGATCGGAAGCGGCTGTCCATACTGCTTAACGATGTTAAGTGACGGTACGAAAGCAAAAGAAGTTGAAGATGACATTTCAACTCTTGATATTGTAGAAATTTTAGAAAAGTCTTTAATTAAAAAGGAAACGGAAGTCGTTTCGTAG
- a CDS encoding XapX domain-containing protein, with amino-acid sequence MQETILALIAGLLVGFIFALIKLPIPAPPALPGVIGIIGIYLGYKLYQWVLPFFTAGGA; translated from the coding sequence ATGCAAGAGACAATATTAGCATTAATTGCAGGGTTACTTGTTGGTTTTATATTTGCGCTCATTAAGCTACCAATTCCTGCACCACCCGCTCTCCCTGGTGTGATTGGGATCATTGGCATATATCTCGGTTATAAGCTCTATCAATGGGTTCTGCCGTTTTTTACAGCTGGCGGTGCGTAA
- a CDS encoding acyl-CoA dehydrogenase gives MNFNLTEEQEMIRKMVRDFAKNEVEPTAEARDEEERFDRQIFDQMAELGLTGIPWPEEYGGIGADYVSYVIAVEELSRVCASTGVTLSAHLSLASWPIFKYGTEEQKHKFLRPLAEGKKIGAYGLTEPGSGSDAAAMKTTAKLDGDSYVLNGSKIFITNGGIADIYVVFAVTDPEARHKGVSAFIVEADTPGFSVGKKEKKLGIRSSPTTEIIMEDCRVPVGNRLGEEGDGFKVAMTTLDGGRNGIAAQALGIAQGALDASIDYAKERKQFGKPIGANQGIGFKLADMATKIEASRLLTYQAAWNESQGVPYGKESAMSKLFAGDTAMEVTTEAVQVFGGYGYTKDYPVERYMRDAKITQIYEGTNEIQRLVISKMLLAD, from the coding sequence ATGAATTTTAATTTAACCGAAGAACAAGAAATGATAAGAAAAATGGTCCGGGACTTTGCTAAAAATGAAGTTGAACCAACAGCAGAAGCACGAGATGAAGAAGAGCGCTTTGATCGACAAATCTTTGATCAAATGGCGGAACTCGGTTTAACGGGGATTCCGTGGCCGGAAGAGTATGGTGGAATTGGTGCAGACTATGTTAGCTATGTGATTGCAGTTGAAGAATTATCACGCGTTTGTGCATCAACGGGGGTAACGTTATCGGCACACCTTTCACTTGCGAGCTGGCCGATCTTTAAATATGGTACTGAAGAGCAAAAACACAAGTTTTTACGTCCATTAGCAGAAGGGAAGAAAATCGGTGCGTATGGCTTAACAGAGCCAGGCTCAGGTTCTGATGCAGCTGCAATGAAAACGACGGCTAAACTTGATGGAGATTCTTATGTTTTGAATGGATCCAAGATCTTTATTACCAACGGTGGGATTGCTGATATTTATGTTGTCTTTGCAGTCACTGACCCAGAGGCGCGCCATAAAGGTGTAAGTGCCTTTATCGTTGAAGCAGATACACCTGGATTTTCTGTTGGTAAAAAAGAAAAGAAACTAGGAATTCGTTCATCTCCAACAACTGAAATCATTATGGAAGATTGCCGCGTTCCTGTTGGAAATCGTCTTGGTGAAGAAGGGGACGGCTTTAAAGTAGCAATGACAACACTTGATGGTGGTCGTAATGGAATTGCAGCTCAGGCGCTTGGAATTGCACAAGGAGCTCTTGATGCCTCGATTGACTATGCAAAAGAACGTAAGCAATTTGGTAAGCCCATCGGTGCAAACCAAGGGATCGGCTTTAAATTAGCGGATATGGCAACAAAGATTGAAGCCTCTCGCTTATTAACGTACCAAGCCGCTTGGAATGAAAGCCAAGGTGTACCATACGGCAAGGAGTCTGCAATGTCAAAACTATTTGCTGGTGACACAGCAATGGAAGTGACGACAGAAGCTGTGCAAGTCTTTGGTGGTTATGGTTATACGAAGGACTACCCAGTTGAGCGTTATATGCGTGATGCAAAAATCACTCAAATCTATGAAGGAACAAACGAAATTCAACGCCTTGTTATCTCCAAGATGCTTTTAGCTGACTAG